One genomic window of Undibacterium cyanobacteriorum includes the following:
- a CDS encoding serine hydrolase domain-containing protein, with protein MFEFSSQTSLRPLAKTAFGLFHSIGFISAMGLISSVTLMAPLAHAVENQANESSDWRIASAETLGMDANKLQQMDEAIRQNRFQQITSVLVARKGQLVHEAYYDKDAQNGGVDALRNTRSATKTITGMLAGAAIDRGYIGSIQSPILPILQRKDRLENPDPRKSRITVGDLLTMSSMLECDDQNQFSRGNEERMYLIEDWVKFYLDLPIKGFPAWTTKPADSPYGRAFSYCTAGTTTLGAVIQKATKKPLPEFAQQVLFDPLGIKKLEWQFSPLGLAQGGGGLSLRSRDLLSLGQLLANGGTWQGKQILPLAWVKASISPQAQVDDQREYGYLLWLYSYTAKAKSYKSYQMAGTGGNKVVVVPELNLVIVVTTTNYGVRNPHQLSDKLISEFVLESVL; from the coding sequence ATGTTCGAATTTTCCTCACAAACCTCTCTTCGTCCCCTCGCAAAAACCGCGTTTGGCTTGTTCCACTCGATTGGTTTTATCAGCGCGATGGGCTTGATTAGTTCTGTCACTTTGATGGCACCGCTTGCGCATGCCGTAGAAAATCAAGCCAACGAATCCTCGGATTGGCGCATCGCTTCGGCAGAAACCTTAGGTATGGACGCTAACAAACTTCAGCAAATGGACGAGGCCATCCGCCAAAATCGTTTCCAGCAAATTACCAGTGTCTTAGTGGCCCGCAAAGGCCAACTCGTGCATGAAGCCTATTACGACAAAGATGCTCAAAATGGTGGTGTCGACGCTCTCCGCAATACCCGCTCAGCCACCAAAACCATCACCGGCATGTTAGCGGGTGCCGCAATTGATCGAGGCTATATCGGTTCTATCCAGTCGCCGATACTGCCCATTCTTCAACGCAAAGATCGCCTAGAAAATCCTGATCCACGTAAATCTCGCATTACCGTTGGTGACTTGTTGACGATGAGTTCCATGCTCGAATGCGATGATCAAAATCAATTCTCACGCGGGAATGAAGAGCGTATGTACCTGATCGAAGATTGGGTAAAGTTTTATTTGGATCTACCCATCAAAGGCTTTCCTGCATGGACCACAAAGCCAGCCGATTCTCCTTATGGCCGGGCTTTCAGCTATTGCACAGCCGGCACCACGACCTTGGGCGCAGTGATTCAAAAAGCGACCAAGAAACCGCTGCCAGAGTTTGCACAACAAGTCCTGTTTGATCCGCTCGGCATCAAAAAGTTAGAGTGGCAATTCTCACCGCTAGGCCTCGCCCAAGGTGGTGGCGGCTTATCCTTACGCAGTCGTGATTTGCTTAGCCTAGGGCAATTATTAGCCAACGGAGGCACTTGGCAAGGCAAGCAGATTCTTCCGCTAGCGTGGGTCAAAGCCAGTATCAGTCCTCAAGCGCAAGTCGACGACCAGCGCGAATACGGCTACCTGCTCTGGCTCTATTCCTACACCGCCAAAGCTAAGTCCTACAAGTCATATCAAATGGCGGGCACAGGTGGCAACAAAGTCGTGGTTGTACCCGAACTCAATCTCGTGATCGTCGTGACCACCACCAATTATGGCGTGCGCAATCCGCACCAATTGAGTGACAAGTTAATTAGTGAGTTTGTGCTGGAATCTGTACTCTGA
- a CDS encoding TonB-dependent receptor, whose protein sequence is MLTPYLKRALICSLALSSISQAQETQEKQTVTINANKPESVKKLDKTVHDLTNSSKAANGTAQDLLQAIPQVSVSADGKIAVNGNSQVTVLVDGKPSAILSGDERAIGLQTMSGADIASVEVITNPSAAYSTNGGAIINLVLKRDRKLGMRSQLRGSMTDQGLRNANLNVDYGQATFALHGSLGDRRDGNLKIRESIIDWQNPVDGNHYRSIQNSEVFVRRHVESASLGLDYLIDAQSSMSLSGRYNARRSIPLFDVLNQNLSVLEPQIFHRISVGPNQQSDTNLNWSYDRQSADSVFKASLQRSSTLGLIDKSYRDVFLEPVRATEYSRGTTQNARMISQANLDWSERTPSAQWGAGLDLQEKTDELYNHQAVVDFTNPQAPVEIIDRNTSNSYAVTTRLGAAYLTRKWNTEHWEILLGGRLEIYEHNLYPNPNRNGQHRWTSLNPSLNAQYVIDDSSNLSLSYRRSLQMPDARDLNPFTTYIDAQNVTRGNPSLKPQTVDVWEIGPDFTSDNLSGNLTAVLRQTADTVVETRSISDKLITSSRQNGGHAQALGLNSSLDWKPTKSIQLGFDTGFFQVELSTPENGIAIQQKKITSFVNLRGTYKHETDNLSLDAHWQSGSITPLGSFGATRSVNLAWKRQLSKTLSLTLNANDIFDGSKKTYQVRSYNFSQTGFDHFVARRIYVGFVKKFE, encoded by the coding sequence TTGCTGACACCCTATTTGAAACGCGCCCTGATATGTTCACTCGCGTTGTCCTCAATTTCACAGGCGCAAGAGACGCAAGAGAAACAGACCGTCACCATCAACGCAAACAAGCCAGAGTCCGTCAAGAAACTCGACAAAACCGTACACGACCTCACCAACTCAAGCAAAGCCGCAAATGGGACTGCACAAGATTTACTGCAAGCGATTCCACAAGTATCGGTCAGTGCCGATGGAAAAATCGCGGTCAATGGCAACTCACAGGTGACAGTCTTAGTCGATGGAAAACCGAGTGCCATCTTGTCCGGTGACGAGCGTGCCATTGGCTTGCAAACCATGAGTGGTGCTGATATTGCCAGCGTCGAAGTCATTACCAACCCATCGGCTGCCTACAGCACGAATGGCGGCGCCATCATCAACCTCGTTTTGAAACGGGATCGCAAACTGGGGATGCGTAGTCAACTACGCGGCAGCATGACTGACCAAGGATTAAGAAACGCCAATCTGAACGTGGACTATGGTCAAGCCACTTTCGCATTGCATGGTAGTCTTGGGGATAGACGCGATGGCAATCTCAAAATTCGTGAGTCAATCATAGACTGGCAAAATCCTGTCGACGGTAACCATTACCGCAGCATTCAGAATTCCGAAGTATTCGTCCGACGGCATGTGGAGAGCGCAAGCTTGGGGCTCGATTATTTGATTGATGCACAAAGCAGTATGAGTTTATCCGGACGCTACAACGCACGTCGTTCCATTCCACTTTTTGATGTCCTCAACCAAAATCTGAGCGTGCTGGAGCCACAAATCTTTCATCGCATCTCAGTCGGTCCCAATCAGCAATCCGATACCAATCTAAACTGGAGTTATGATCGCCAATCGGCAGACTCCGTGTTCAAGGCAAGCTTGCAACGAAGCAGCACACTGGGCTTAATCGACAAATCCTATCGCGATGTATTTCTTGAACCTGTTCGCGCCACGGAATACTCGCGCGGCACCACTCAAAATGCCCGCATGATTTCACAAGCGAATCTGGATTGGAGCGAACGAACCCCAAGCGCACAATGGGGAGCGGGACTCGATCTACAAGAAAAAACGGATGAACTCTACAACCATCAAGCCGTCGTCGACTTCACGAATCCTCAGGCGCCGGTAGAGATCATCGATCGAAATACGAGCAACAGTTATGCTGTCACCACTCGACTGGGCGCCGCCTATCTGACCAGAAAATGGAATACAGAGCATTGGGAAATCTTACTAGGTGGTCGACTTGAAATCTACGAGCACAATCTGTATCCAAATCCAAACCGCAATGGCCAACACCGTTGGACATCATTGAATCCCAGCCTCAATGCACAGTATGTGATTGACGACAGCAGCAACCTGTCACTCAGTTATCGACGCAGCTTGCAAATGCCAGATGCGCGCGACCTTAATCCTTTTACGACCTATATCGATGCGCAGAATGTCACACGTGGTAATCCCTCGCTCAAACCGCAAACCGTGGACGTGTGGGAGATTGGCCCCGATTTTACAAGCGACAACTTGAGCGGGAATCTGACGGCGGTTCTACGGCAAACCGCGGATACGGTGGTCGAGACGCGCAGCATCTCCGATAAGTTGATTACGAGTTCACGCCAGAATGGTGGACATGCGCAGGCACTCGGCCTAAATTCCAGCCTCGATTGGAAGCCTACGAAATCGATTCAACTTGGATTCGACACAGGCTTCTTTCAAGTCGAGCTGAGCACACCAGAAAATGGCATCGCTATTCAACAAAAAAAGATCACCAGTTTTGTCAATCTTCGAGGAACTTACAAACACGAGACCGACAACCTCTCACTTGACGCCCATTGGCAATCGGGCAGTATCACGCCTTTAGGAAGTTTTGGAGCAACGCGTAGCGTAAACCTAGCTTGGAAGCGACAGCTTAGCAAGACACTGAGTTTGACGCTCAATGCGAACGATATTTTCGATGGCAGCAAAAAGACCTACCAAGTCCGCTCGTATAACTTCTCACAGACGGGATTCGATCACTTTGTGGCCCGTCGAATTTATGTAGGCTTTGTCAAGAAGTTTGAATAG
- a CDS encoding ExbD/TolR family protein, which produces MSMSVYSIHQHDQQGQLHPLLGLMLAVFILSFVAVAYFQKRDLQSARPNQVSFTLPQSNTSLTNEHERIHLEVDFDETISWNGRQLSQNELRQRLERVARYSPNAVVSLKANQRTSFGVFFKTVKNIQSTGIRVLEIVQLTTNSASTNPQVLPS; this is translated from the coding sequence ATGTCAATGAGTGTTTATTCGATCCACCAGCACGACCAACAGGGTCAACTCCATCCTTTATTGGGACTCATGTTGGCCGTCTTCATTCTTAGTTTCGTCGCGGTCGCCTATTTTCAGAAACGTGACTTGCAAAGTGCAAGACCAAATCAAGTATCGTTCACGCTGCCCCAGTCCAATACATCTTTGACGAATGAGCACGAACGCATACATCTCGAAGTCGATTTTGACGAAACGATCTCATGGAACGGACGACAATTGAGTCAGAATGAACTGCGCCAACGTTTGGAGAGAGTTGCCCGATATAGCCCGAATGCGGTGGTGAGCCTGAAGGCTAATCAACGCACTTCTTTCGGCGTCTTTTTTAAAACTGTGAAGAACATTCAAAGCACAGGTATCAGAGTGTTAGAGATTGTGCAGCTGACGACAAACTCGGCATCGACCAATCCCCAAGTCCTTCCTTCATGA
- a CDS encoding TFIIB-type zinc ribbon-containing protein translates to MKCPVCDNVNLLMSERQGIEIDYCPQCRGIWLDRGELDKIIERSGSTQAASAQEVQRQAQPGIFSSTPNVAPQTAPQKHQQHYPLPSAHYKKKKEGFLSELFDFD, encoded by the coding sequence ATGAAATGTCCCGTATGTGATAACGTGAATTTATTGATGTCAGAACGCCAAGGCATCGAAATCGACTATTGCCCGCAATGTCGCGGTATTTGGCTAGACCGTGGCGAGCTCGACAAAATCATTGAGCGTAGCGGAAGTACTCAGGCGGCATCGGCGCAGGAAGTGCAACGCCAAGCTCAGCCAGGCATTTTCAGCTCGACACCGAACGTAGCACCCCAAACAGCACCGCAGAAGCATCAGCAACACTATCCGCTACCCAGTGCTCATTACAAAAAGAAGAAAGAAGGATTCCTCTCTGAACTTTTTGATTTTGATTAA
- a CDS encoding glutaredoxin domain-containing protein: MYEHVNKDLVVLGDTKCSYCKEGIQLLKGRGTSFRIFYIDQDPSVRKAFDTLKVDGVPVLISRK, from the coding sequence ATGTATGAACACGTCAATAAAGACTTAGTTGTGCTTGGAGACACCAAGTGCAGCTATTGTAAGGAGGGGATTCAACTGCTGAAAGGGAGAGGTACGAGCTTCCGTATCTTTTACATTGATCAAGACCCTTCGGTACGAAAAGCATTTGATACTTTAAAAGTTGACGGCGTCCCGGTCCTGATCTCTCGCAAATAA
- a CDS encoding helix-turn-helix transcriptional regulator, with product MNNTFAAGQYYGTKNFERNLHGLQLKHLEATVPEHEVAEHRHDGIHLVLATRGTYLSSAYGEHREGPVLVFNPAEVIHRDRFKACDGRFFAVSFSQELSIEFGDRLHLPNFALRSHRKDDMRLAYSLMRMAACPDTTTLDLECASITLLTQFASQKTLSNAAPPWLQQVKEMIADRSEDDLTINQLAQEVGVHRAYLSRQYQYHFACSPGDDLRRRRIERAAHFLMTTGESLVDIAQRCGYCDQSHLHRAFMQHFGISPKSFRQLCSHKPALDENDLVTKIQDLH from the coding sequence ATGAACAATACCTTTGCCGCTGGTCAGTACTATGGCACCAAAAACTTCGAACGCAATCTTCATGGCCTTCAGCTCAAACATCTCGAAGCAACAGTTCCCGAACATGAAGTCGCAGAACATCGTCATGATGGTATCCACCTCGTCTTAGCGACACGCGGCACCTATCTCAGTTCGGCTTATGGCGAGCATCGCGAAGGGCCAGTTTTGGTATTTAATCCAGCCGAGGTGATACACCGTGACCGCTTTAAAGCGTGTGACGGGCGCTTCTTTGCCGTGAGCTTCTCTCAAGAGCTTTCCATTGAATTCGGTGACCGACTTCATTTACCAAACTTCGCGTTACGCTCACATCGTAAAGACGATATGCGCCTCGCCTATTCTTTGATGCGGATGGCAGCCTGCCCTGATACCACGACACTCGATTTGGAATGTGCCAGCATCACACTCCTCACCCAATTTGCCTCGCAAAAAACCTTAAGCAACGCTGCGCCACCTTGGTTACAACAAGTGAAAGAGATGATCGCCGACCGTTCAGAAGATGATTTGACGATCAACCAGCTCGCGCAAGAAGTCGGCGTCCATCGTGCTTATTTAAGCCGACAATATCAATATCATTTTGCGTGCTCTCCGGGTGACGATTTACGACGCCGTAGGATCGAACGCGCCGCTCATTTCTTGATGACGACCGGCGAGTCCCTGGTTGATATCGCGCAGCGTTGTGGATATTGCGATCAAAGCCATTTACATCGTGCTTTTATGCAGCACTTCGGCATTTCACCCAAATCCTTCCGACAGCTCTGTTCGCACAAGCCAGCCTTAGATGAGAACGACTTGGTTACAAAAATCCAAGATCTTCATTGA